DNA sequence from the Syntrophus gentianae genome:
CATCTGATACTGAACACGGCATGCCGTTTCTCCGTAGTGCAGATATAATGCGGGCTGATTTGTCTTACCAATTACTAATTTCACGCAAACAAGTATCAGGAAATCCTCTTTTTGCTTGCCCGGAGGGGGCAACGCTAATAACAAGATCTGGGACAATAGGTCGGATGATTTATGCCAGAGAGGATTATTCCAACGTAGCTATATCTCAGGATGTTCTCAAGGTTGTTCCAGATACAAAAAAAATCCCGTCAGGCTATCTATACGCATTCTTGATCAGCAAATATGGTGTTCCTATTGTCACAGGTGGAACATTCGGCTCAATCATCACACACATTGAAGCTGAAAACATCGCTGATTTGCCCATTCCAAGAATTAGCGCTATTGAGGAAAAGGTACACAAACAAATTCAGGAATCCGCCAAACTACTTACAAAGTATCAAGCTGCTTTAAACCAAGCAACTGAGCTTTATTTTGACTCGGTTGGCTTAAAGGATATTACTCCAACTGAGTGGCACTCATGGGGCTCAGATTTAGGGTTTACAGCCAAAGCAGGAGTAAAATCCCTCCGAGCGCTGAACTTTAATCCTCGTTACATTCGGCTATGTGAACGAATAAAACAGGCCCCTTGGAAATCTCTTGGTGAACTTTGTGTTACAGGCACTCTCCAAAGAGGAAGCCGGTTTAATCGCATTGATGCTCATCCTGATTACGCTTATAAGCTCGTCGGGCAAAAAGAGCTTTTTTGGCTTCGGCCGGAAGGGCGTTGGATCGCAAAGAAGTTTGTTCCAGATGATGTTTTGGTGGACGAGGGCTCTATTCTCGTGGCAGCCAGGGGTACCTTAGGAGAAAGTGAACTTTATTGTCGTGCCACGTATATTCACGGCAAGCTAACTGAAAATGCATATTCAGAAGATATATTACGAGTCATCGGTGATGAGAACTTGATTGAGCGTGGTGCGTTGTTTGCCTTCATACGTTCGGAATCGGCTTTTAGAATGCTCCGTTCCATTTCCGTTGGCAGCAAGCTACAAGACCACCATTACGCCATGCTCCCATCTCTTCCTGTTCCCTATCCTTCCAGCGATGTCACAAAGCGCTGTCACGATTTGGTAATAACGGCATATGAGGCAAGAGAAGAGGCTATAGAGTTGGAAGACCAGGCTCGCGCCCTCGTCGAGCGCACCATTGAGGAGGGAGGTCGCTAATGGCGAAGGTCGTACACATTGGGCAACCCGCGAACGAATCTGAACGCCAGGCCATCGGTTTCCTTCGAGATCATCTGCCCGATGGCTGGCTGATCTTCCACAACTTCGAGATGCGCCAGGGTGAGGAGGTGTTCGAAATCGACATCGCCATCCTCGCGCCTCATGCGGTATATCTGGTGGATGTAAAAGGGACGCGGGGTAACATCGATGTTTATGGCTCCAAGTGGTATCCCGAGGGGAGGCAGCCATTTCACTCGCCATTGGCCAAATTGCGGCACCACGCCAAGGTACTGGCGAGCATCATCAAAGAGAGCCACAAGGGGCAGATTGAGCTGCGCAAGGCCCATGTGCATGCCGCAGTGCTGCTCACTGCCGATGACGCCGCCGTGATCGACCAGGCGGGTATCGACAGCCCGGACGTGACCGACTTCAAGCACTGCTTGAAATACTTCCGCGACACGAGCCGCATCCCCGATAACCGGCTGGATAACATTACGCGCTTCCACTCCCAGATCGCCAAGGCGATCACCGGCAACGCTAAACCCAAGAGCGCGGCGCTGGTGTTCCGCGACTGGCAGGTGGAAGAAAAGCTGGGCGGCACCGACCGGTACACCGAATACCGCGCCAAGCACAACCTGTTGGGCAAGAGTGGCGGCATGGCCCGCCTGCGGGTCTATCAGGCCGACCCTTACCAGGACGAGGCCGCCCGCAAAGAAGAATTCAAGAAAATCAGCAACGCCTATCGCGCCGTGGCGCACATGCCGACCCACGCCAACGTGCTGGCGGTGAAGGATCTGTTCGTGTCCGACAATGAAGATAAGGTGGTGCTGGTCACCGAGGACCTGCCCGGCCAGGCCCTGCGTCTGCACATCAATAAAGCCTCCCTGGCGCTAACCTTTGATCAGAAGCTCCAGGTAATGCGCGATGTGCTCTCGGCCCTGGACCATGCACACCGGCATGAGGTGATCCACCGTAATCTCACACCGGACGCCATCCTGGTGACCAAGGGCGGCCAGGCCCGGGTGACGGGCTTTGATTTCGCCCGGGTGGGCAAGAACCGCACCTCCACCATTGCCGATCAGATCATTGATGACCTCGAAACAGCCTATCAAGCTCCAGAATGCTTCAAGGACCCGACCGAGGCCAGCATTGCCTCTGATCTCTATGCAGCGGGCCTCATTTTCTATGAGCTGCTAACGGGGGAGCTACCCTTTGAAAGCGTCGACCAGATGATGGAGGCCGACGGCCGCTTCCCGATGAAACCCTCGGAGCACAAGCCGGACCTGCCCAAAGAGATCGACGAATGGCTGCAGAAGTTCTGTGAGTTCGACCCCGAGGATCGGCACACCAGCGCGGCCATCGCCCGCAAGGCCCTGGATGACTTGATTCTGCCCGAAGCTAAGAACGACTCCGCCCCGGATTTGAGCGGTCCGGCCGTGGTTGTGCCGCAGCTTCCGGATAACCTGATGAATCTGCCGCAGGATTTCATCCTGGCGGATCGCTTCCGCATTCAGAAGAAGCTGGGCAGCGGCGGCTTCGGCGTGGCCTACAAGGTGTTCGATTCCCTGGGTGATGTGGTGCGGGTCATCAAGCTGGTAACTAAGGACCGCCGCAGCGTGTATGAGCGATTGCGTCGCGAATACAAGACCCTGACCAATCTGCCCGACCATCCGCATGTGGTGAAGGTGATCTGGGCGGATCGAATGGCCGATGCCAAGCAGACGCCGTACATCGTCTTTGAGTATGTGGAGGGTCTGGATGTTTCCGATCTGATCGATGCCGAGGCGCTGTCGCTGGATGATGCCGTGCGCATTGTGCGCGAGGCCGCCGATGGGCTGGCCCATCTTCACAAGCACGGCGTTTACCATCAGGACGTCAAGCCCTCCAACCTGCTGTGGACCGATAAGGGTGTCCGCATCATCGATTTCAATGTCGCGGTCTCCGAGAACGATGAGGTTCAAGGCGGTGGCGGAACGCGTCGCTACCTGCCGCCGGATTACGATTACTCTTCCGATCCAGATGCTTCGGATCGGATGGACCGTGACCTCTATGCCCTGGGCATCTCCTTCTACGAGTGCCTGACCGGCAAGTATCCTTTCGACGACCCCACGCCGCCGATAAAGACTCAGCCCAAGGATCCCAGGCAGTTTAAAGGCTGCGCCGACCTCAGCTCGTCGCTGGTCAATTTGCTGGTGAAGATGATTGCGCCGGAGCGCAAGGATCGCTTCGCCTCAGTAGAGGAGTTCTTGACCGCCATGGCCGAGGTCAAGGGCCTGCGCTCGGTGCTGACGACCGGCGAGATTGGTGCCGGACCCAAGGTGATGTCCAAGCTGGGCTTCGAGCCGACCAAGCCCAACACCAACCCCTTTGTCACCCACCTGCTGACCCTCTACAGCCAGAGCCAGGTATCCAACGCGGGTACCCGTGGCCTCGACGAAATTGGCAAGGCCACCTATGTGCCGACCTATCTGGACGAGAAACTCAAGCCCGCGCTGCTCAAGGGCGAGTTCCGCCTGGTCATCATCAGCGGTAATGCCGGTGACGGTAAGACGGCCTTCATTCAGCAGTTCGAGGACTTTGCCGAGAGCAAGGGCGCGCAGATGCAGCGCGGAGCGAACGGAACTGTCTTCCAGCTCAAGGGGCATACCTACCAGAGCAACTACGACGGCAGTCAGGATGAAGGCGACGAGCGCAACGATGCCGTGCTGCAGAAGTTCTTTGCTCCCTTTGCGGGTAAGGACGCCTCCGGCTGGCCCGAGAATCAGACCCGTTTGATCGCGATCAACGAGGGGCGGCTGGTCGATTTCTTCCTGGAACATGAAGAGGAGTTCCCGCTGCTCGCCAAACAGATCCAACAGGGGTTGGCCGGAGCGGCTTCGGAAGGCGGTATCGCGGTCATCAACCTCAACCTGCGCTCGGTGGTCGCCAACCCCGAGGAAGGTCAGCCTTCGATTCTGGAACGTTTGGTCTCCCGAATGACTCAACACGAATACTGGCAGGCCTGCGAGAAGTGCGACCTTAAGGGCAAATGCTACGCCTATCACAACGCCCGGACCTTCCAGGACTCGGTTGCCGGTCCCAAGGTGATCGAGCGTCTGAAGATGCTTTACGCCATTACCCACCTTCGCGGCCGCCTACACATCACCATGCGCGACCTTCGTTCTGCGCTTGCCTTCATGCTGGTGGGCACCCAGGACTGCGACGGCATTCACCAGCTTTACCAGAATGGCGGTGAAGAAAACCAGAATCGCATCCTTGACGGTTTCTATTTCAACTCGTGGCTTGGCGGGACTGAAGGCTCCAATGACCGGCTGATTTCCTTGCTGCGCGAGATCGATGTTGCCGAAGTCAGCAATCCCGATCTGGACCGCGAGCTTGGCTTCCTTAATCCTAAGACCAAGGCCATGAGCCGCTTCTCGTTCGCGGAGCGGGCCGGGTATGACAATGAGCTGGTGGAGACGCTGTTCCGCAATCTGCCTCGCGATTACTCGTCGAAGAACCGTGCTCGATTGGTCGCCAAACACCGGAATTATCTATCGCACATGCGCCGTCGCCATTTCTTTGAGCGACGCGACATCGGCTGGAAGGAGATGCTGCCTTACGGAAGCATCGATCCCTTCCTGGATGCCATAGAACAGCCAGGCGCGAAAAGCGCCGATGAGGTTACCGCCATTCTCCGAGCCATCAACAGGGGCGAAGGTTTGAGCGATCCGACGCGACTGGGCAACCAGTTGGCGCTGCGTGTTCGCCAGGTGGATAAAGGCACCATCCGCAGTTTCCGCCTCTTTGACGGCGACCATTTTACACTGCGCACCGAGCAGGAAACGGCAGCTCATCCTTTCCTCGAGTGCCTGTCTCAGGCGCTGGTGCTGCTTTACGACTCCGACGACGGGCACAAGGCCAGCCTGCGCATCAATCTCGACATCTATGAAATGCTGATGCGGCTCAACAACGGCTACCGTCCGAGCATCGAGGAGCAGGAAGGTTTCTACCTGAGTCTGGCGGTGTTCAAGAACGTTCTATCCGCCGCTCCCTATCAGGAAGTGCTCCTCACTGAAAGCGGCTTCGAATTCTTCCAGATCCGGCGCGACGATAAAGGCATCCTGCATCTGGGAAAGGTAAGCAGGAGGGCTGAAGCATGAGCATCAAAGGCAGAGACAAGGAGTTCCGCACTCCCAAGACCACCTATGTCGATTTCAAGCACATCGAGATGGATCGTGTGCTGACCATGCTCTTTCCCCGGCTGAAATACGACGGCTATGCCAGCCGACGCCCGCCCCGTGGTGGCGATCTGACTGTGGAAGAGTTCATGGAGGACTTCCTCGAGCATCCCGAATGGTTTGCGGGCTTTGATCGCTTTCCGCAGGTGGTACACCGCTGGATCGAAACCGATCTGATGGACGTCGTTAATCGGGGCAAAGCTAATCAGGCCGTGGCCGCCCCGAGGCCGCTGCATGGCAACACCTATAAGTTCCGCAACGCCAAGCATACCCGTGATTACGGCGCGGCCGAGCAGATCTACTGGATGCTTTTCTATGCCCGCAAAGGCAAAGGCCAAGCAGCGCGAGATGCCTTGAAGCGCTTCTTCTTCCCGGGAATCGACCTGGTGACGGACCGCTACGATCCCAACGCATCCGTGGATGTGGAAACGCAGGCCATCCTGCGTCTGGATCATCAGGTTACCCAGGACATGAAGGACTCCAAGGAGCCATCGCGCTTCCAGCCGCTGTGTATCGGCCAGGCCGATATTATGGCCGACGACATTCTGCGGCTACTGGCCTATGAGCCCTATATTCCGCGTTCGGTGCTGGTGGAGTACCTCAAAACCCTGGTGGCATTCCATCTGGCGCTCTACCACCTCAAGCTGCTGCAGATGCTGCCCAAGCTGGTGAAACAGCGCTCCGGCAATGATCTCTGCACCACCAAGGAATGCCCGATCAACCCCAGCCTCGACAATGCGCGGGAAGGCTGTCCTTACCGCGTGGCACTGGTCGTGGACATGGGCGACGTCAACAATCCACATATGACCGAGTTGGCTCGCAAGTCCACTGACCGGCTCTATCGTCAGATACCGGCCTTTGTGCAGGCCAATTTCGTCGTCAAGAAGCTCGATGAGATGGCGGAATACCTGAGCAAAAAAACGGGCAAGCTGGCTACCCCTGGGGGCGGCGTGTTCACCGTTGGCGATCTGGTATCCCTGCTGAAGCCCGAGCACGACACCGAGCGCCAAGCCTACTTCAAATTCCGCCTGGCGAGCCTGATCGAGGAATCGACCTCCGGGAACGAGGACGTCGATCCGGAGATCCGGGAAGTCACTGGCATGGGCCTTGGCGAGTTCGAATCCTTCATCGAAATCCTGATGGCGTATCGCGGCAAGTATCACCGCCAGTACATCACTGAGTGTCTGGACTCTCTGCTGCTGAAGAACAAAGAGAGCGGCCTGCTGGCCCAATCTCGGACCAAGGGAAGTCCGCGGCGATTTGTGCTGGGAAGCAAGTTGCTCGAAGTGCTGCTTCAGGTGGCTGTGCTCACCCAGGATGGCGGGCGTTTCGTGACCCGAGAGGTCCGCATCGAGGAGTTGCTGGCCTTTTTGAGAAACCGCTATGGCCTTCACATCGACCGGCTGCCGGAAGGAGCCCAGGTCAACAGCAGCATCCTCGACAGACGCGCCCTGCGCCTCAACCTCGAAGCCTTCAAGCGCCGCCTGCGTGAAATCGGGTTCTACGAGGATCTGTCGGATGCCTACGTGACCCAGAAGGTATCGCCCCGCTATGCAATTGAGAGAAATGACGGAACTGATAAGAACGGGAGGCACGCATGAGTAACGCCTTCACCAAGCTTTCCCAGGATAAATTGAACGCGTCGGTCGCTGGTCTGCTGTGTCCTCGTATCGAAGCGATCCTGGGTGACCGTGGCCCAGGCCACTGCATGCGAGTCACCGATCTCGATGACGATGTCATGGAGTCGGTCTGCAAGGAACTGCGCCGAATCCGGCCCGACGGAAACATTTTTATCCTCGGCAGCCATGACCAGGAGGGCCAACCCTTCCGAGTCACTTCCACCAAACTGGTGGAGCTTCGTAATCCTGACGCCAACGGCGAGCTGCGCCAGCCTTTGCTGGTCTTCATCCCGACCTCGCTCCGCACCAGCGCCGAGGACTCTTTTGGCGTGGCGACCTTCGAGGAGCTGTCTTTCACCGGTATCTACGAGGACCTTATCGACTCGCTGCTTGACCGGATCCCGGCAACGCTGGTCGGCCATGTTCGCGATCTTTTGGGCATCCTCACCGAGGAGGAATGGCTTTTTGCCGACGATGTTTCCCGCGTGCGGTATCTGCTCACCGCGCTCGAAAACGGGATTGATGGAGAAACCCTCGGGGCCAGCCTGTATGAATTGACGTTGATTCCGGACTTCAAGCTCTTTGCCGATCCCGGCATGGTCAATGGCAAGATTCGCCGTAATCTCGGCAGCGTCCGCAGTCTGATGACCTCGCACAAGTCGGTTCGTGGTCGTATCGCCGATCTGGGACTCAGCGACAAGGCATTGGAGTCGCGCCTGTTCACCTACTTTGAAAAATATGATGTCCAGGAGCCTGAATCCTGGACGCCGCCCATCGCGACTGACAAGAACTGGTGGAGTATTTCTTTCGACAAATGGACGTTCCAGGAAGAACTTTCGCTGGACAAGGTTCTTCTGACGGTGCTGGAGACCGACTTGCCGGTCGTTCAGGAGGATGAGACCGACGACCAACTCTCCGGCCTCATCGGGCAACAGGTTCTGGTCCCGAACGACCGCCGTAAAATGAACGTGGTGTTCGAGGTTAACCCTCACCCCGGTAAGGTCAGCGGGCTTGACCATTTTACGGTTCAGATCATTTCGCAGAATGACGGCCCGGTAGGAAAATCCAAAAAGGTCAAAGCCTGGACGCCGAACCGCCTGCAATGCACGACCAACCTGGCCAAGCTCAATAAAATCGAATTCGAGGAAGGATGGCATTTCATCCGTGTAATGCCTTGGACGGCCGATGGCGACCCGATTCCGTTGGAAGCGGATTCCGCCTCCGAGGGCGCTAAACGCTCTTACGAGAGCGAACCTTTCTACGTCCTGCCCGGTGGCAACATCGAGGAAGAACCGCCGCAACGCGCCATACCCATTGAGCAGAGCCTGGAGCATGCACGTTTCCGGCTGCAACTGACTGCCCTGGGCGATGAACGCGATCCCGATGATATCGCCATCAGTAGTGTCGCCTGGGCCGAGGGTGTTCGTTCCAAGAAGACCTCCCGCCAGGAAACCTTGTACGCAAAATTCGGTCGTGAGGGCGCTGTTCAGATCCCGCTTTCGCGTATGCTCAAAGCCATCGAGCAGCGTATCTTGGCAGAGCCCAAGCACCCGTCAGGCTGGCGAATGCAGATCAATCTGGATACCGCCGAGCCGCCTTCCAAGGTCGGACTCACGCTGCCATCTTCTGCCGCGATGGCTTCCTTCCTGGCCACCCGCGAAGAGTTTTTTGCAGCAGTGCGCAAAGACACTGCCGAGCTGATCATGCAGGGGCTTTCGTTCCGAGACACGGAAAAGGAGTGCCTTGCGTATGCTGAAAGCTACCTTGACTTGGTCAGGAACCTCATCCGTCAGGCCGAGACGACTTCCGGTGCTGAGCGTCAGCAACACCTGCAAGCGCTCAGAAACGTACTGGCCGTTGATTCCATTCATGTCATCTTGACCGACTTCCGTGGAAGGCATCGGGAGGCTGTTTTGGTCTCCCCAACCCATCCGCTCCGTGCTTTGTGGCTGAGCAGTTGGGTCACTCTGGGCAAGGATTGGATCGACAAGATCAAGTCCGGCGGGAAGGATCACATTCCTCACGTCCGTTCCGCGCTGCTGGATGGCCTTGTGCCCTCTGC
Encoded proteins:
- the mads5 gene encoding methylation-associated defense system restriction endonuclease subunit S MAD5, with the translated sequence MIVKTIPSTWLIEEEHRLDCGPFVKGSMEARKILEHLNCKKDLLVEVTKDGIGGMYHVGQDKIMRASDTEHGMPFLRSADIMRADLSYQLLISRKQVSGNPLFACPEGATLITRSGTIGRMIYAREDYSNVAISQDVLKVVPDTKKIPSGYLYAFLISKYGVPIVTGGTFGSIITHIEAENIADLPIPRISAIEEKVHKQIQESAKLLTKYQAALNQATELYFDSVGLKDITPTEWHSWGSDLGFTAKAGVKSLRALNFNPRYIRLCERIKQAPWKSLGELCVTGTLQRGSRFNRIDAHPDYAYKLVGQKELFWLRPEGRWIAKKFVPDDVLVDEGSILVAARGTLGESELYCRATYIHGKLTENAYSEDILRVIGDENLIERGALFAFIRSESAFRMLRSISVGSKLQDHHYAMLPSLPVPYPSSDVTKRCHDLVITAYEAREEAIELEDQARALVERTIEEGGR
- the mads6 gene encoding methylation-associated defense system protein kinase MAD6; translated protein: MAKVVHIGQPANESERQAIGFLRDHLPDGWLIFHNFEMRQGEEVFEIDIAILAPHAVYLVDVKGTRGNIDVYGSKWYPEGRQPFHSPLAKLRHHAKVLASIIKESHKGQIELRKAHVHAAVLLTADDAAVIDQAGIDSPDVTDFKHCLKYFRDTSRIPDNRLDNITRFHSQIAKAITGNAKPKSAALVFRDWQVEEKLGGTDRYTEYRAKHNLLGKSGGMARLRVYQADPYQDEAARKEEFKKISNAYRAVAHMPTHANVLAVKDLFVSDNEDKVVLVTEDLPGQALRLHINKASLALTFDQKLQVMRDVLSALDHAHRHEVIHRNLTPDAILVTKGGQARVTGFDFARVGKNRTSTIADQIIDDLETAYQAPECFKDPTEASIASDLYAAGLIFYELLTGELPFESVDQMMEADGRFPMKPSEHKPDLPKEIDEWLQKFCEFDPEDRHTSAAIARKALDDLILPEAKNDSAPDLSGPAVVVPQLPDNLMNLPQDFILADRFRIQKKLGSGGFGVAYKVFDSLGDVVRVIKLVTKDRRSVYERLRREYKTLTNLPDHPHVVKVIWADRMADAKQTPYIVFEYVEGLDVSDLIDAEALSLDDAVRIVREAADGLAHLHKHGVYHQDVKPSNLLWTDKGVRIIDFNVAVSENDEVQGGGGTRRYLPPDYDYSSDPDASDRMDRDLYALGISFYECLTGKYPFDDPTPPIKTQPKDPRQFKGCADLSSSLVNLLVKMIAPERKDRFASVEEFLTAMAEVKGLRSVLTTGEIGAGPKVMSKLGFEPTKPNTNPFVTHLLTLYSQSQVSNAGTRGLDEIGKATYVPTYLDEKLKPALLKGEFRLVIISGNAGDGKTAFIQQFEDFAESKGAQMQRGANGTVFQLKGHTYQSNYDGSQDEGDERNDAVLQKFFAPFAGKDASGWPENQTRLIAINEGRLVDFFLEHEEEFPLLAKQIQQGLAGAASEGGIAVINLNLRSVVANPEEGQPSILERLVSRMTQHEYWQACEKCDLKGKCYAYHNARTFQDSVAGPKVIERLKMLYAITHLRGRLHITMRDLRSALAFMLVGTQDCDGIHQLYQNGGEENQNRILDGFYFNSWLGGTEGSNDRLISLLREIDVAEVSNPDLDRELGFLNPKTKAMSRFSFAERAGYDNELVETLFRNLPRDYSSKNRARLVAKHRNYLSHMRRRHFFERRDIGWKEMLPYGSIDPFLDAIEQPGAKSADEVTAILRAINRGEGLSDPTRLGNQLALRVRQVDKGTIRSFRLFDGDHFTLRTEQETAAHPFLECLSQALVLLYDSDDGHKASLRINLDIYEMLMRLNNGYRPSIEEQEGFYLSLAVFKNVLSAAPYQEVLLTESGFEFFQIRRDDKGILHLGKVSRRAEA
- the mads7 gene encoding methylation-associated defense system protein MAD7 — protein: MSIKGRDKEFRTPKTTYVDFKHIEMDRVLTMLFPRLKYDGYASRRPPRGGDLTVEEFMEDFLEHPEWFAGFDRFPQVVHRWIETDLMDVVNRGKANQAVAAPRPLHGNTYKFRNAKHTRDYGAAEQIYWMLFYARKGKGQAARDALKRFFFPGIDLVTDRYDPNASVDVETQAILRLDHQVTQDMKDSKEPSRFQPLCIGQADIMADDILRLLAYEPYIPRSVLVEYLKTLVAFHLALYHLKLLQMLPKLVKQRSGNDLCTTKECPINPSLDNAREGCPYRVALVVDMGDVNNPHMTELARKSTDRLYRQIPAFVQANFVVKKLDEMAEYLSKKTGKLATPGGGVFTVGDLVSLLKPEHDTERQAYFKFRLASLIEESTSGNEDVDPEIREVTGMGLGEFESFIEILMAYRGKYHRQYITECLDSLLLKNKESGLLAQSRTKGSPRRFVLGSKLLEVLLQVAVLTQDGGRFVTREVRIEELLAFLRNRYGLHIDRLPEGAQVNSSILDRRALRLNLEAFKRRLREIGFYEDLSDAYVTQKVSPRYAIERNDGTDKNGRHA